ccctgggatgtccaCCTGGCCCAGgtaacttatccaccttcagacctttcagtttccccagaaccttctccttagtgctgGCCACTGcaatcacctctgccccctgattctcctggagctctggcatcccattggtgtcttccatcgtgaagactgatgcaaagtcactattcagttcctctgctatttctttgtttcctattattacttcttcagcctcattttccagtggtccaatgtctatttttgcatctcccttaccttttatatattgataaAACTCTTCCTAtcatcttttatattactagctagcttggactcatatttcatcttctctccccttattgctgttTTACTTGTCCTCTGCTCGTTTTaatggcttcccaatcctctggcttctcactaatcctcgccactttgtatgctttttcttttgcttttatgctgtccttgacttccctcatcgccATGGATGCCTTgacctgcccttagcatgtttcctcctccttagaatgaatttctgttgtgcctcccaagtaACCCTAAAAAAccgtgccattgctgttccactgtcttccctgctgggctccttttcccatcaactctggccagctcctccctcatgtctttatagttatccttatttaattgtaatactgttacatataactccagcttctccctctcaaactgcagggtaaattctatcatattgtggtcactgctcccgaagggttccttcacctaaagatccctaatcaagtttgcctcatttcacatcaccaaatccagaattgcctgttcccgagtgggctctgtcacaagctgctcccaacAAAATCTCTTACACATTCCACAAATTATTTTCTTggcatccactaccaacctgattttcccagtccacgtgcatattgaagtcccctatgattattgtgatattgccttttttacagctttctctatctcctggttCATTTTCTGCCCCCCACATCCTGAATACTGATAGTGGGCCTGTacctaactcccatcagggtctttttacttttgtgattcctcaactctactaatcggaggcggtgaatcgctgaggccccggagcatcgggtgtcaggcctgctaataatatgcctactgtacttaccGCCCGCATGGCAAGCGCCACATTtatgccattttcggggtgccggagcatcccgatttgacgTCAAACCAGCGTCTACCGTGAATTCGGCGtctgaagctattctccgcccaatcgcgtttcacgattttggcgtcggcaaaagGAGACTCTAGCCCATTGTTCAAGAGTGTTGTGAACCCCTTGCAAACTGATTACTGATTTTGTCAATGATAATAAGGAAGAAGTGGAAGCTAAATATTGATGATTTTGCAGAAGAGGAAGAGGTCAACATGCCAGATATCCCAAGGAAATAATATTGAACCAATGACAAGGACTCACTCAAATTAACTGAAGCAAAATAATAGGAATGAAGAAAATGATGATGCTAAAGCTTGACAAATCCTCAGGGCTAGGATTTAAAGCAAGTTGGCAAGGCCATTgtgattggggatgggcaacaaatgctgaccttgctggTGGCACCcgacaggaccagaagattccactgGCGAGAACAGCCCGTCAGGGTTTGCAATATAATTGTGGGGAAAACCATCGCTCCTCGCTTTTGCCTCTCAGCCCTTCTCAcaactctttcccccctccccgctcacATGTGGCCCGATCAAAACTTCCAACATCACAATTGGCCCTCACTATAATTTTCGGGAATACCTTTCGCGAATAGGAATAATAAACGTTGCAATTACTCTGTTTCTTGTCACTCAGTCTACTTCAGATCAATGTGGCCACTTTCCCAATAATTATATGAGCTTCAATCTTACTAGCAGCTTAACATGCGGCAGTTTATCAATCACCATTTAGAAATCCTTCTGGACAACATCAATCACATTACTCTCATCAATCGTCTCCGTTATTTCAGAAAACAAAAAGTTTCATCAAGATCGCTAAACACAATTTGCATTTAACAAATTTTGGGTGTCTTTCGTTAAGTAATCCATATTTCTCCCAGTAAAGTAAAATTTGTCCCAGATTAATGTTTCAAAAAGATAGCGCACTATTGAGAATAAACTGACTAGCTTGTAGTTGTTAGGTTTTCATCCTTTATTTGATAAGGATATGGGCGGAATTCTTCGGAAACCGGTGGGGCGGGCaagtccggcgcgaaggagtggcgtgaaccactccggcgttgggccgcccgaaggtggagaatcctccgcaccttcaggggctaggccggtgctggagaggtttgcgccgcgccggccagcgcagaagggcttggcgccacgccaaccggcgccgaagggtctctGCTGGCCGGCACAAgatagcgcatgcgcgggagcgccagcatgtgctggagtCATCCCAGCGCAAGCACAGGAGGGTTCATCTTCTCGCCGGCCATTGCGGACCGGTACACGAGCCAGCGcagagaatagagtgcccccacggcacaggcctgcccgcggatcggtgggctccgatcgcgggccaggccccatgggggcaacccccggggccagatccaccccgtgcccccctgaggtcaccggaggccgcccgcggagccaggtcccgccggtaagtacctgtcgtaacgtacgccggcgggacccgccgcaaacggccggccactcggcccatcgcggacggagaatcgccgggggggggccgctacccgtggccaccgaccggcgcggtgtgattcccaccctgccaaatccccggctccagagaattcagcagccggcgggggcgggattcacgctgcccccctccgattctccgacccggcagggtgtcggagaatcctgccctagctTTGGAATTCTCCAGAATTCTGACACCATTCCCATATCACAGGAAGATTGGAAGAATATGATCAGTACCACTGCAATTTCCACCATTACTTCCCTCAATGTCCTTTACAGtggccaggggcgaaattctccggaaacggcgcaatgtccgccgactggcgcccaaaacggcgcaaatcagtcgggcatcgcgccgccccaaaggtgcggaatgctcctcatctttgggggccgagccccaaccttaaggggctaggccggcggcggacgaatttccgccccgccagctggcgggaaaggcctttggtgccccgccagctagcgcggaaatgacatctccgggcggcgcacgcgcaggagcgtcagcggccgctgacggcattcccacgcatgcgcagtggagggagtctcttccgcctccgccatggtggagaccgtggcgaaggcggaagggaaagagtgcccccacggcacaggcccgcccgccgatcggtgggccccaatcgcggggcaggccaccgcgggggcaccccccggggccagatcgccccgcgccccccccaggaccccggagcccgcccacgccgccttgtcccgccggtaaggtaggtggtttaatctacgccggcggtacaggcattttagcagcgggactttggcccatccgggccggagaatcgcgcgggggggcccgccaaccggcacggcgcaattcctgcccccgccgaatatccggtgccggagaattcggcaaccggcggggggtcggagaatctcgccccaggattctccatttgggagactatggactggattctccattgtcgggattctccgttgcacctgCAGCGCATCCACGCCCAGGGATttcacgacggtgtggggctgcccacaatgggaagtccATTGACCAGAAAATTTGTGCAGCAGCATGAGAATGAAGCACCATGTTCTCCCGCCGGATGTGAATTGGAACTGAATTGTGCTCCCACTGGGAGCGCATATCAGGAAGAAATTTGGTATCCATTGCCatgctgattcctgggttggcgggattgtcctatgatgaaagattgaggagactgggtctaTATTCTCCAGggctcagaagaatgagaggtgatttcctTGAAACTTACAAAGTTCTTTGGGGGATCGCCAGGGTAGACGGAGGATGGACGTTTGCCCttgctggggtggggaggtggggtatcTATAACCTGGGGGGATCGttccagaataaggggcaggcaATTTAGAATTGAGTTTACATTATGAGGCTCTCTGCAAATTCATCTCCTTCTGACATACCAAAGATAAGCAGGTCGAGTGAGAACAAGGATTTTTTAGGATGTTGCCATAATGCAGGGTGCCATTGAGTGTCAGCACATATCTTTGTGTACATCTGACCTCAACTCTCTTACGTACTGGGGTCGGTGTAGCTCAGTTGGTTGGGCAGCTGGATTGTGATGCAGTGTgaagccaacagcacaggttcaattcccagctgatgTTATCCATGGaagccccgccttctcagccttgccccttgcctgaggtgtggtgattctcgggttaaatcgccaccagtctgctctccccctcaaaggggaaaggggtctatggtcatctgggacattaCCTACTTGAACCAAAACGCTTCCACTCACTCATAGCCAGTTAGTGTTTGACCATCGGTAGTGAACCATGCAGGATAATGATCAATATCCTGGCAATAATCCCAATGTCATTAATTCTGCCGAAGTCCTCAGAACCAGGTTATAACGAGCACGAGTAGTCTATTTGGCCCACCCAGCCTGTGCCACTATTTAATAATCTCATGGCTCCAAAAGCAATAATATGTATCAAAGTTACAACATGCCTCACtgtgctgggctgtgttcacggacTCAGCTTTTGTCCAGACACACCTGCAGAGTTAAAGTCAAATGCAGTTGAGCCATGCTCTATGCACAATTATCCGTGAGAGGAGGGAAATAGATTTAAAGTGAGAGAATTTCAAAGTGAATTAGAAACTGCTGCAAACAGAAGATACCAATCTCAGAAAATAGTTTCTAACACTTTTTTCATTCTCGTTTAGTACCTGCACCAGCACTCAGAGGACTTGAAATTTGGCACGAATTGAGAGGCCAAAGAAAAGCTGGTGGAAAATGCGACAGTGTATCAGAGGAAGGAGCTTCATCCTCTATCTAATCTATGCTATAGTCAATCTATAAATGCTCAGGTAATGTAGTTAAGTAAGAAGATTGTTCAGTCACTTCTCACTTAAATGAGCTCGGAAAATATGTGTGCTGCATGTTGAAGTCAGAATGCCGGGTTGAAGACAGAATATTTAAGTGACTGTCTCAGCAATGTAAATGTACATTGTATGTAGCAGTGAAATGGACAATGTTCAACCCATCTCACAGACATATGTGATGAAAGACTCGGCAAGTATTCGGGCAATGTTTTTTTTATGTTTAAGAAGCCAAGAAAATAAATATTTTGATGTAATGAGGATGGTTTATGACAGAAGAGTAAAGGAGTGGAAGTGATCACTTGAATGCCATCATTTTAAAGACACTGACTGCCCATCACCTGGAGTGGAAATTTGAAATCATTTACATCATAGTCACTTCACTTCCACTTTTTGGGTTCCAATTGAGGTTGTAAGGAAGCTTCATGTTTATTCCCTTtattccccctttcttttattttgccattcatATTTTGATCCACAGatggttaatggacatgtatctttaaggcaaTCAGTTCAGTTGAAGAATCCAGAAGTTTAAGGTGAGATCAtttgctggtttaaactggagctgcAGACATTTAGGCACCAACGAGAGATGTGGGTTGGGATTCGGTTTGATTGCTTTgccggtggccaatgaattgacccaaaGGGTTGTGCTCTGCATGgttacaggtggtgattggatattatcccacTGGTATGCAGTTCAGAGTCCCAGCCCAAATTCTCCGTTTTGATTTTGTCAGCACAGAGAAAAGATCCAGCTAGCTATCTTCAAAATGCTGCTAATTGCACTGTGTGGGTGTTTGACAGGGTAGGTGGGGGTgggtgcaggggaggtgggggtctgtatTGCTAAAACTACagaggcaagttaaagtgggaattCAGGGACTAActcatagttaaccagttgtattttctgcctcagCTCCTCATCGCTAACAAGAGCTGTTTTTAAGAGCTCCCTCTCCAGTCAacatacaagcatggcagcgcactgAGCTGCTCCTGGCTTTGGCGTTGTCGACCTGGCCAAGTTTCTCAATGCTGTGAATGAGAGGCTTGACATCCTGTCACCCGAGGAGGTTGGAGGACCAGCGGCAGGGtcaccaatgctgcctgggaggcagtggcagctgctgtTAGTTCAGGAAGCAGGACAAGGAGGAGCTCCTTCCAATGTCAGAAGCAGACCAACGAGCCCCACCGAGCTGCAAAGATACGTTACCACCTCACTCCTGGCATCAAGTCCACCTGTCACCCATCAAATTCCCAAACCCACTCCCCACCACCAAGAGATCACTATGTCGAGCAAAGAAATGCCTGAAGTTCCCAGAGAAATTAGATAATGTCCTATTGACCGCACAAACTTTAATAAGATCAGCAGAGGATTGGCACCGACCCAGTTTTTCTGGCAGGATCAGTCCACACATTTGCTGCTTCTCTATTTTTTCATTTTAACGATGATCGCAAACGTGAAATCACTGTTGTGAGACATTGTGCATGTGCCCACCGGATAAGTCGTACTGCTTTGAACAGTTTCTGTCAAGAACTAAAAATATATGATTTAAACAAGATGACAGTGTAATAGGGAGTATTTATTATGTTGACAACTGATTCAATAAAGTAAGATCATACATTACAATGAAAAACTAGAAATCTCTCATGCGTCTGAAAGATCCGATAGTTGAGTTGTAGCCGCCCCAGTCACTGTATCTCTTGTATTCACCAGGTCTCATGAAGTACTGTCGGCCTCTGTAGTTGGGATGTTCATAGAAGATCCAGTAACCATCCATCACATGGCAGGAGTGGATGTCACGGTAACGGAATCGATCGTAGACAGATGGACAGTCATCCATGAATTCCATCATCTGTCCTCCAAAGTCAGGCCTCTCGTAAATCCTCAATCTGTAGTTTCCACTTTGGTACTGTAATAGAAATAAGATTATATTAATGATTAAATAATAAATATACATTTGCTTTATGCAGTAAAAGAGTAAGATTGTGAATGAAGGAATATTATATAGCCCAGATGATGACATCAACAATGAAAACAAAGCTGAGATAATTTATTAACATTGATTCAAGATTTAATTATTTTTTAGAATTGTTACCAACAAGAAGCTCCTATCTAAGTTTAACCGGTTAATCAGTGATGTGTGTGTAAGAGTGCACAGGGCTAATATTAGTTGGTGCACACAGACAGAGGTTTATCAATATCAGTAATAATCTGAATGTATTTCTGTTTCCTATTGAGATACGCTTGTTTCTCTGATTTTCTGCATGGGAAAGCCTTCTCTTTCCTAGAAAGTATTAAACATTTACAATAAGGTGACAGCGCAGATGTCTGTCAGCAAATTATTGCCAATCATGTCTCAGTCTATTTGTAGATGATCTCATTACTTTCGACAACATCAATGCATCAATATGGTTTTCAGTTGTAAATATTTGATAAATCGACAATATATGTATCTAATTATGGTAGATTTTGCAATAGAGTGTTGGCATGACACCCAGACATAACCCCAGCTTGCACAACCATTAACTTAAGGTCCATCTCGCACAACTTAACAACGTCTGAAAGATTACAAAATTCACTTCAGGCAGTGACTGAAAGACATGCCAGTGGATTGGTAAATCAGGCTGGATGTTTGACAGGCAGACAATTCACTACCTGTTAACCATCACTGGCCAAAGTTAAAATCAGACCTGTCAAAACAGCTGATGGCTCTTCAGAGCTGATTGCACAAAGTCAAATGTTCAACACACTGATCATTTTCTAAGGCTTCATTTGGATACAAAATAAAAATCATCAAAAGCAACTTACATATGGGTAGGAGCGACATGACCTGATGTTGTCATTGAATCCCATCCAGCGTTGGTAGTCAGGATATTCCCCCCTGCTCAGAACATACTGGTATCCCATGTAATTGGGTCTCTCATACATCACCCACCAGTCACTCTCAACACGGATGGAGTTACAGCGGCTGAAGTAAGGGGACAGGTCAGCACAGTCACTGCTGCACTCATAGTACCGACCCTGGAAGTTCCTGTCCTCGTAAAAGATAACCTGTGGAAAAAGTCACAGGTTTGTAAATTGATAACTTGTCAAATTAGGCTATGAAGAATTCAAATACAGTATATAAACTCTGATTTATCCTTGCCTTCCCCATTTTGAGCTCAGAGTTAGCTGAGTAACTGATGTTTCACCACTTCACACAGCTTGCTATTTATATGCTGGACAGAATTGCCTCCCTGGGCTGTACTTTTGTTATGTTAATGATTGCAATAGTTTGAACTCAGCACAAAAGCAGCAAAACACATGTCACATACACTAAATAGAACCATTTTAACGCACCTGTGTATCACTGAATGTGTTTTTCCTTCCATCTCATTTTAATTGTTGTGTGAAGAAGGCAACAATTCATTTGAATCATTGTGTTTCCGATACTGTACAGTGCTTTCACTGACATTCCTGAAGAATTGGCATTACACATTCAACCAGGTATGTTTCCAATAGTTCAGCGTAAGTGCTGAAGCTGACTGTAAAACTGATTAAGATGCAGATGTACATTTTCAGAATAATGTGCTTTATTTTCAGCACTCTACATAATGGCTGATGCATAATTGCCTGTGTGTTTTGCTACCAGAGCCAAAGGCTATAGAACTTTTAGCAATACATGAAATTGTATGGCAATTAGGTTtacattagatttagatttattgtcacatgtaccgaagtgcagtgaaaagtattgttctgcgttcagtccaggcacatcgctccatacatgaaaacatagaacacatGTTAAAAGCatgatgtaaatacataaacatggaCATCGGGTCTTGCACTTTTTTATTCATTTTTGTGATGTGGGagttgctggccaagccagcatttattgcccatccctagttgacccACAGACgctgctggtgagttgccttcttgaaccgctgcagtccttgaggtgtaggtacacccactatgctgttcgggaaggagttgcaggattttgtcctggtgatatatttccaagtcaggtggtgagttactcggagggga
This genomic window from Scyliorhinus torazame isolate Kashiwa2021f chromosome 2, sScyTor2.1, whole genome shotgun sequence contains:
- the LOC140406905 gene encoding gamma-crystallin S-1-like, translating into MLTAKTEVVQKVDNNMPVIFYEDRNFQGRYYECSSDCADLSPYFSRCNSIRVESDWWVMYERPNYMGYQYVLSRGEYPDYQRWMGFNDNIRSCRSYPYYQSGNYRLRIYERPDFGGQMMEFMDDCPSVYDRFRYRDIHSCHVMDGYWIFYEHPNYRGRQYFMRPGEYKRYSDWGGYNSTIGSFRRMRDF